In Paenibacillus ihbetae, the following are encoded in one genomic region:
- a CDS encoding protein arginine kinase: protein MSNHRFTDTALSEWMRGNGQDSDIVISTRVRVARNLQQLPFPLLATNQQSSEVLERLISVINDRERLNDFGELHVIKLSDIDDLDKRVLVEKHLISPNLANESRNGAVILTEDESVSIMINEEDHLRIQCLYPGFQVREAWERATALDDIFEAHVDYAFDDKRGFLTSCPTNVGTGLRASVMMHLPALVMTQQINRILSAVSQVGLTVRGIYGEGSEAVGNLFQISNQITLGQTEAEIIENLHSVALQIIEHEKNARQRLLNESKLRITDRVMRSYGILSYAAVMDSKEAAQRLSDVRLGVDLGLLEGPASSVMNELNVKTQPGFLQKTFGESMNPSERDMYRAKLIRETLAAKP from the coding sequence ATGTCTAATCACCGGTTTACCGATACGGCGCTGAGCGAATGGATGCGCGGGAATGGTCAGGATTCCGACATTGTCATCAGCACCCGTGTCAGGGTGGCGCGCAATCTGCAGCAGCTTCCTTTCCCGCTGCTGGCGACGAATCAGCAGTCGAGCGAAGTGCTAGAGCGCCTGATCAGCGTCATCAACGATAGGGAGCGGCTGAACGATTTTGGAGAGCTGCATGTGATCAAATTAAGCGATATCGACGATTTGGATAAACGGGTCCTTGTCGAGAAGCATCTGATCAGCCCCAATTTGGCCAATGAATCCCGAAACGGCGCTGTCATTTTGACGGAGGACGAATCCGTCAGCATCATGATCAATGAAGAGGATCATTTGCGCATACAGTGTTTATACCCGGGCTTTCAGGTCCGGGAAGCTTGGGAGCGGGCGACGGCGCTGGACGATATTTTCGAGGCGCATGTCGATTATGCCTTTGACGACAAGCGGGGATTCCTGACCAGTTGTCCGACGAACGTCGGAACCGGCCTCCGGGCCTCGGTGATGATGCATCTGCCGGCGCTGGTGATGACTCAGCAGATCAACCGGATCCTCTCGGCCGTGTCTCAGGTCGGTCTGACCGTTAGAGGCATTTACGGCGAGGGCAGCGAAGCTGTGGGGAATCTGTTCCAGATCTCCAACCAGATTACGCTTGGCCAGACCGAAGCCGAGATTATTGAGAATCTTCACAGTGTCGCCCTGCAAATCATTGAGCATGAGAAGAACGCCAGACAGCGTCTCCTTAATGAATCCAAGCTGCGGATTACGGACCGGGTGATGCGCTCCTACGGCATACTGTCCTACGCGGCGGTTATGGATTCCAAGGAAGCGGCGCAGCGGCTGTCCGATGTCCGTCTCGGTGTGGATCTCGGATTGCTTGAAGGTCCGGCCAGCTCGGTGATGAACGAGCTCAATGTGAAGACGCAGCCGGGCTTCCTGCAAAAGACGTTCGGAGAGAGCATGAATCCTTCGGAACGCGATATGTACAGAGCCAAGCTCATCAGGGAAACGCTCGCTGCGAAGCCGTAG